The segment TTGTTTGGCCAGTTTTGTTTTTTGCTCCTCCGTTTCGGCCTTCAGAATTTTTTGAATAATGCCATGGTTGCCGTTAACGGCTACAGTATAGCTATCGGGCATGGAGCCCATAAAAGCGTAACCACCACCGCCCATCTTGGCCATGTCTTTCATTCTGCGCATAAACTCGCTCATGGTAATCACTACCGGAAAATCATCGGTAGCCATAGCGTTAACCGTCACCGTCATGTGGGTGTTGTTAATGGCTTTTTCGAAAATGCTTTTTACCTGTTCCTCCTCTTCCTTCGACAAAACACTCTCGTTTTTCTCATCTTTATCGATAAGCTTATCAGCCGTATCACTGTCAACCCGTTTGATCTGGGTTTTCTCCAGTTTTTGTTCCAACGTGTTAATGAAGTGGTTGTCGAGAATGCCATCAAGTAACAGCACATCGTAAGCTTTATTTTTTGCGGCTTCAATAAAGCTATGTTGCTTGCCGGCATCAGATGCGTACAGGTATACTAATTGTTTTTCTTTATCGGTTTGGTTAGGCTTTACCTTTTCTTTGTATTCATCAAACGTGAAGTATTGGCCTTCAACATTTTTGAACAGCGAAAAATCTTTGGCACGGTCGTAGAATTTTTCATCGCTGATGATACCGTACTTTACAAAGATGTTGATGTCGTCCCATTTCTTTTCAAAATCCTTGCGGTCTTTCTTGAACAAGTCCTGCAACTTATCGGCAACTTTTTTAGTAATGTGCTGACTGATTTTTTTTACGTTAGAATCGCTTTGCAAATAACTGCGCGACACGTTTAGTGGGATATCGGGCGAGTCCAGCACGCCATGTAACAGCATTAAAAAATCAGGCACAACATCCTTCACTTCATCGGTAATAAATACCTGGCGCGAGTACAGTTGTATTTTGTTTTTCTGGATTTCAAAATCGTTTTTCACTTTGGGGAAGTAGAGCACGCCCGTGAGGTTAAAGGGATAATCTACGTTAAGGTGAATCCAGAACAACGGATCCTCGCTGAAGGGATAAAGTTCTTTGTAAAACTTCAGGTAGTCTTCATCTTTTAAATCGTTTGGCGATTTGGTCCAAATGGGCTGGGTGTTGTTGATAATACGATCAACGGTAACGGTTTTGTATTTTTTCTTGCCTTCCTTGTCTTCGCCATCTTCCCCGCCCGCCTGACTGTCTTCAGGCGTTCGGACAGGCACACTTTCCTCTTTCGTTCCGAATTTGATTTCAACCGGCAGAAACTTACAGTACTTTTCTAAGATTCCCTTTAAACGCCATTCATCCAGAAACTCTTCAGAGTCGGCATTGATGTGAAGAATTACGTCCGTACCACGGGTTTCTTTTTTCGCTTTCGATAATTCGAATTCGGTGGAGCCATCGCACGTCCACTTGGCGGCTTCGGTTCCTTCCTGGTACGATTTGGAGATCACCTCCACTTTATCGGCCACCATAAAGGCGGAGTAAAAACCTAATCCAAACTTTCCGATAATATCTTTTGCGTCTGCCTTGTCTTTGAATTTCTCTACAAATTCTGCTGCCCCGGAAAATGCAATCTGGTTGATATATTTCTTCACCTCATCGGCTGTCATGCCAATGCCTTTGTCGCTTACGGTGATGGTCTTTTTCTTTTTATCGAAGCTTACTTCAATTTTTAGATCACCCAGCTCGCCATTAAACTCACCTAATGAAGTCAGTTTTTTTAATTTCTGCGTGGCGTCCACGGCATTGCTTACCAACTCACGCAAAAATATTTCGTGGTCGGAGTAAAGGAATTTTTTGATGATGGGGAAGATGTTCTCGGTATGGATAGAAATGGTACCTTTTTCCTGTACGGCTGCCATAGTGTTGTTTTTTGAGTTTAAAAGTTTGTGAATACAGGTCTAAAAATGAAAATCCCTGCGTGCGGCAGGGATTTCAAATGTTGTTCCAAAGATGTTTTGGTGACAGGTTGGCAGCAGTTACCGCAGTCTATCGGAATCCCTTACTAACCGCTCATCCCTCCTAATAAACCTGATGGCCAGCCAATTTGAAATAACGGCAACCCCGGCCAATATGAGCCAAACCATGCCAACACTACCCTGATATTGTTCGGAAAGTTTTGAGGTGAAGATTACTGCGCTAAACATAAAACCGGCCAGCACCAATGAGTTTAATGCGCCAAGCTTGATTTGCAGCAGCCGGTTGTCGTAACGCCTGATGGTAATGATGGCCAGGGTAATGCCGGCCACAGCAAGTATGGCGGTAAGGGAATAAGGCATGTAGACATATGAATTATCTTGTAGCAAATAAAAAGGTGTTAACGTTAATGTTGCATCACCCGACTGCACTTGCCAGATGGGTTGCACTAAGGCTATTAAAAGTGAAGCGATGGTTATAATCAGAAATACAGTTTGAATTCTTTGCCACATAGAAGTGTTCATTTAACTTGGCCGGCAAATTACCACTTCAGGGTTCAAGATTCAAAGCGCAACCGCTTCAGCAGTAAAATGCTATCGTGATTCTGAACAACGTGTTGTGAATTTGACGTAAAAACCGCACCTGATAACTTTACTATGCCCCGGTATTTTTTTGAAATCGCATACAACGGAACCAACTATGCCGGTTGGCAAAGCCAGGCCAATGCAACCGGGGTGCAGACAGTGGTGGAGCATGCCTTGAGTAAGTTGTTGCGTTCGGAAATCAAAATTGTGGGTAGTGGCAGAACGGATACAGGCGTTCATTGTACTCAGCAGTTTTTTCACACGGATATTGAGAAGCCCTTTAAAAGACAAGACCTACTTCACCGACTTAATTCCTTTCTTCCTCGTGATATAACCATTCGTTCCATCCAGACTGTTAAGCCTGATGCAAGTGCCCGTTATGCTGCCGTTGAGCGAACCTATGAATATCACATTACGCTGATAAAAGATCCTATGATGATCGGTTTGGCGCTTCATTACTTTAAACCGGTTAACATCCAAACCATGAACAAGGCGGCTGCGTTATTATGCGGTGAACATGATTTTGAGTGCTTCAGCAAAGTAAAGACCGATGTAAATCACTTTCTTTGCACCATTAAGCGAGCATCCTGGAAACAAGATGGGGCGAAACTGGTTTTCACCATTACAGCTAATCGTTTCTTGCGGGGCATGGTAAGGGCTATTGTAGGTACCTTATTGGATGTTGGCACAGGGAAAATTTCAATGAACGAATTTAAAAGTATCATCAATAGTAAAGACAGGAAGAAGGCAGGTGCCAATGTTGATCCGCACGGATTGTACCTGGTACGAGTTAAATATCCTAAATCAATTTTTATAGACTAACGTCATCTCTCCCGAAGAGACTTCAATGGAAAAAGAACAGGTTAGCAGCGGAAATATTATCGACTTCAAAGTGCTCAGGCGCATCATGAAGTTTGTGAAGCCCTATAAAGGCCGGTTCTATTTTTTGATTTTCTTAACACTGGCCATTGGAATACTTACCCCCATTCGTCCGTTGCTTATTCAATGGACACTTGATAACCAGGTAGCAGCAGGTGATTATCATGGCATGGCCATTATGATGCTGGCGCTTGTGGGTCTGCTGCTGGTGCAGTCAGTTGCTCAGTATGTTCATACCTACATGTCTGGCTGGATGGGGCAGCAGGTTATTCGCGATATCCGTACCGCCTTGTTTAAACATCTGGTGAGTCTTCGTTTGCGCTTTTTCGATAAAACACCTATTGGCAGGTTAGTTACCCGCACCATTTCCGATGTAGAAACCCTGGCGGATGTTTTTAGCGAAGGTCTGGCTGCCATGGTCAGTGATCTGTTGCAGCTGATATTTATTTTGAGTTTCATGTTCTATCAGGATTGGCGATTGGCCTTGCTTAGCCTGGCGACACTACCCTTGCTACTGATCTCCACATACATCTTTAAGGAAAAAATTAAAGTAGCCTTTAACGATGTGCGCAATGCCGTAGCTAACCTGAACACTTTTGTGCAGGAACATATAACCGGTATGAACGTGGTTCAGATTTTTGCCAGTGAGAAACGGGAGTATAAAAAATTCAAGGCTATTAATGAAGAACATAAGCAAGCTAACCTGCGGTCGGTGCTGTACTACTCTATTTATTTTCCGGTAGCAGAAATTATTGCGGCTGCCGGTATAGGTCTGCTGGTATGGTATGGAGCCAAGGGTGCAATAAACTTTGAAGAAACAGGAATTACTATTGGAAAGCTGATAGCGTTCATTATGTATATTCAGATGTTCTTCCGTCCCATTCGCATGATAGCTGACCGGTATAACACCTTGCAGATGGGTATTGTAAGTTCATCACGCATCATTAACCTGATCGACAATGATGAGCACGTTCAACCCAACGGCACCCATCAACCCGAGCACTTAAATGGCGAAGTAAAGTTTAGCCATGTTTGGTTTGCTTACGATGGCGAAGAGTACGTGCTGAAAGATGTGAGCTTTGAAGTGAGAGCGGGCGAGATGATTGCCCTTGTTGGGGCTACCGGGGCCGGCAAATCATCCATCATTAACCTGCTTAACCGGTTTTATGAAATCAACAAAGGAACAATAACCGTTGATGGCCTGGATATACGCGAATATGAATTGGGTCACTTACGAAGGAATATTGGTGTGGTACTTCAGGATGTCTTCCTGTTTTCCGATACCATCATGAATAACATTACGCTGGGCAACCCTGAAGTAACCGAAGAAATGGTTTGGCATGCTGCCGACCTGGTGGGTGCACGAAAATTTATCGAGCGACTGCCCGGTCAACTTTCGTATAACGTGATGGAGCGCGGTGCAACACTTTCTGTTGGTCAGCGTCAATTGATTTCGTTTATCCGCGCCATGGTGTACGATCCTAAAATACTGGTGTTGGATGAGGCTACTTCATCAGTGGATAGTGAGACCGAGCAAATGATCCAGCAAGCCATCGATAAAATGATGAAGGGAAGAACATCTATTGTTATTGCCCATCGTTTATCCACCATACAAAAGGCTGATAAAATACTGGTGCTTGACCTGGGCGAGATACGCGAAACAGGAAGGCATGATGACCTGTTGGCAAAAGATGGTGCGTATGCCCAACTCTATAAAATGCAGTACAAAGAGTTTGTTTAAACATTCGGCAGATTAATAACCCAAAGTAGCTTGGCGGTCGGCAAATAATGCCAAATCGGTTATATTTGCTCTTAATGCCCCTTTCGAAGTACCTGATTGTCCTAAACTTATGCCTCCTCTCGGCCACTTCGGCCTGGGCGCAGAGGCCTAAAGTCCACCATGGGGGCAAGCTCATGCACACGCGCACCCAGCATAACTATAACGTCATCAGGGTGCCCCGATCAAAAGCCAAAACCATCTGTCCTATTTTTGAAGACACGGGTTACCCATACCATGGATTGGGCGTAAAGTTGGGCGATCCGTTTGCCGTAACCTATAAGTACTACGCCAACAAACATTTTTCGTTCGGCCTGGATTTTGGCCGGTCGGCCAGCGGGCTCTACAGCAGCTACTATCGTCAGGTTTTTAATGAATTTACCCGTCCGGATACGTTACAGGAAAACCAAACTACTACTTACCTGGCGCATCGGGCTAAATCCGATTTTGTGGGCGAAATAAAAGTTCTGTACCACATCAAAGCCGATAAAATCAGCCAGGGGCTGCAGGCTTATGCAGGTTTGGGTTGGGAATGGCGCAGCTTGAATATCCAATACGACTACTTGCTGAACGATGGTATACTGGATAATAAAATACAATTTATAACGCGGAGCCGTTTTACTTACGGTGCCCAGGGCACACTCGGCATTGAATATTCTTATTTTAAAATGCCAGTGTCTGCTTTTATGGAGTTGGAAGTGTTTGTTGATTTGCTCCGCGATCCGGGCTTCTATAAAATCCAGGGGGGCGTGGGGTTGCGTTATATCTTTTAATTATTCATCGGCAACCTGCAATTCGTCCATGGCCGTTTGCTTATCAAACAGGTCCTTGTAAAATCCTTTTATGGCCAACAACGCTTCGTGCGTACCTTCTTCAACAATTTTTCCATCCACCAGCACTATAATTTTGTTAACCATTTTGGCAGAAGAAACACGGTGCGAAATGATAATGGTTGTGCGGCCCTGCATGATCCGTTTAAGACTGTTAAGGATATTGTTTTCAGTCTTTGTATCCACAGCCGAAAGGGCATCATCCAGCATTAAAATTTTCGGATCGTGAACAATGGCGCGCGCAATTGACACCCGTTGTTTTTGCCCGCCTGAAAGCGTAATGCCCCGCTCGCCAACACGGGTGTTAAAACCTTGCGGAAAGGCCATAATGTTGGTGAACACATCAGCATCTCGGGCGGCCTGGTAAATTTTTTCTTCCTTGGGTTCTTCCAGCCCAAAAGAAATATTATTGGAAATGGTGTCGCTGAACAGGAATACATCCTGGGGCACGTAGCCGATTTGTTTGCGCAAGGCATGTAAACTGTAATGCGAAATAGGAATGTCATCAATCAATATTTCCCCTTCGCGAACATCGTATAAACGGGCAGCCAATGCCGACACGGTACTTTTTCCTGATCCGGTTGTGCCGATGATGGCCAATGATTCGCCCGGGTTTACCGTAAAGGAAATATTTTTCAAGGCTGTAATGCCTGTATCGGGGTAAATGAAGGTAACATTCCTGAACTCAATTTTACCTTGAATTTCTTTTTCAAGGTTTTTCTCAGATACAATAGTAGGTTGTGTTTTCAAAAATTCATTGATCCTTTTTTGTGAAGCTTCGGCACGGTGTACAAGGCTGCTGGTATACCCCAGGGAAGTTACCGGCCAGGTTAACAAGTTTACGTAAATAATAAATTCAGCAATGTTACCGAACGACAAGTTGCCATTGATCACCTCGGTGCTGCCGGCATAAATGGTTAATATCGTGCTCAAGCCAATAAGCCCCATAATAAGCGGGAAGAACAACGATTGAACTTTAGTTAGCTTAAGCGATTGCCTTTTATACTCATCGCTTTCCAGTTCGAATTTTCGCAGCGATTCATTTTCGCGGTTAAATGATTTTAAAACACGAATGCCGCTAAAGGCTTCCTGAACAAAAGTAGAAAGGCGTGACTGACTCTTTTGTATTTGTTCGGAGCGTCTTTCAATAATGTTGTTAACGAAATAAATGCTGATAGAAAGCAGGGGCAATGGAATAAGCGCATACAGGGTAAGGGTAGTGCTGATGCTGAACATTACCGGTATAAGCATCATGAACAGCGTAATCAATTGCAACCCGTACATGATGGCTGGGCCCAGGTACATCCTTACCCGGCTCACATCTTCCGAGATACGGTTCATCAAATCGCCTGTATTGTTCCTGCGATAAAAACTTAACGGCAACGCCTGGTAATGTTGGAAGATTTCATTTTTCAGATCAAACTCCACATGCCGGGACATAACGATGAGCGTTTGCCTGACGAGGTATAGAAAAAATCCACGTAGAAATGCCATGAGTAAAATCAAGCCTGCATAGAGCAGGATACCAAAAGCAAATACCTTGAAAAAATCCTGCTGCAAGGTTAACCCTTCAAATGCCCGATAGATACTAATGTTGTCAGTGACCAGGTTTATCGAGTGCCTGACCAGTTGTGCCGGAATAATTTGAAAAGCGTTGGAGATAATTACGAACAGCGTTCCCAACAGGATTAGCCGCTTGTATTTCAGTAAATATTTATTGAGGTATTTGAGTTCCTTCATGCTATAAAATTTGGTGAACCCTTCTTAAAACGAAATAAAGCTTTTTAAGTTCATGCAAACGTTTGAGTTCGTTGAAATGAAGGTAAAAACAGGTACCTTTGTATCGTTTTCAAGAGGAGTTTTTGCCGCAAGATGCGGCTTGTAAAAGTAGCACAATCATCACTAAAACAAATCTGATGGAGATCAAAGAACTAGAGAAAGTAGAGCAAGCCGGACTGTTTGGTACGGTGGCTCAAATGGGGCACGAGCAGGTTGTATTTTGTTATGACGAAGCAACAGGGCTTAAGTCGATCATTGCCATTCACAACACAACATTAGGTCCTGCATTGGGCGGCACACGCATGTGGAATTACGCTAATGAACAGGAAGCATTAACCGATGTGCTACGCCTATCACGCGGCATGACGTTTAAAGCATCCATCAGTGGGTTGAACCTGGGTGGTGGCAAAGCGGTAATTATTGGCGATGCCAAAACCATGAAGACAGAAGCCTTTATGAGGCGCTTTGGAAAATTTGTGAACAGCCTGAGTGGTAAGTACATCACGGCCGAGGACGTAAACATGAAAACAGCTGATATGGAATTCATCAGCATGGAAACAAAACATGTTACAGGCTTACCTGAATCCATGGGCGGAGGCGGTGACCCTTCACCGGTTACGGCCTACGGAACATTTGTGGGCATGAAGGCTGCTGCAAAGCGAGTTTTTGGAAGCGATAGCCTGGCGAACAAAAAAGTTGTGGTGCAGGGTGTGGGCCAGGTAGGTATGAACCTCGTTGAGCATTTGGCGAAAGAAAATGCACAGGTCTATATCACAGATATTTCTGACGAAAAAGTAAAAGCATTGGCACAAAAGTTTGGTGTGAAAGCCGTGCCTATGGATGCCGTGTACGATCTGGACGTGGATATTTACGCCCCGTGTGCACTGGGCGCTACCTTGAATGATAACACCATCCCGCGCTTAAAATGCAGTATTGTAGCGGGTGCAGCCAACAACCAGTTGAAGGATGAAGTAAAGCATGGCTATATGCTGATTGACCGCGGCATTACCTATGCACCGGATTTCTTAATTAATGCTGGCGGACTAATCAATGTTTACAACGAATACCTGGGTAACTACAACCGCGCCAGAGTGTTTGAGCAGGCAGAAGGCATTTACACAACCTGCTTGAATATTATCAACTACGCAGAAAAAGAGAAAATCAACACGCAGGAAGCAGCCATTAAACTTGCCGAAAAGCGCATTGAAGAAGTAGGACGGGTGAGAATACCCCGGTAATTCATAAGTTATTTTGTAAAGTCGTCTGTTATTACCTTAGCAGACGACTTTTTTATTCTATTTTTACCCGTTCTTTGAAACATGCTTAACCGCAGAAGCCTCCGCATAAAAGTCATGCAAAGCCTCTTTGCCTTTCACCAAGGCAAAGAAGCCAATTACCTCCTGTGCAAGGATGAAGTAGAACGTGCATTCGAGCCTGATCTCAATTCCATGGAGGTTCAAGATAAAAAGGAGTTAACCCGCCAGCGAAAAGAGGCCATAAAACTATTAGATAAAGTATTTGAGAAGAATGCCCCACTTGCCAACGATGATGAAAAAATAGTATCGGTTGTAAAAGCCGCATTGGCACACTATGAAAAAGCTGTGCGTAAAGATGCTACCGCATTCAAAAAAAGCCTCTCGCAAGATGTTGAAAAAATTTACAGGCAGTACATATCCGTTTTAATGCTGGCCGTTTCCACGGCTGATGCGGCCAAGGCCGATAAAAAAATCAATCATGGCAACTTCATAAACAACCAATGGATAGAGGCTTTTCAAAAAAGCAATGAACTCAAAAAGGAATCACTCAGGCTGAATGTTTCCTGGGAAAAGAATTTTGAGCGTGTACGGCTATGGTTGCGCGATGTGGTAAAGCAAGACCATGAGTACATGGCCTACCTGGACAAGAAAAACCCATCGCAGGAAGATCAAAAAAAACTGATCAATCATTTCTTCCGAAGAATTGTGTTGGGCAAAACCATTATCAATGACTTTTTCGAAGAAGAGATTTTGCACTGGGCCGAAGATCGCGACATCGTGAAAGGCATGGTTGAGAAAACGGTAAAATCATACGACCCAAAATCCGGTGAAGCCCTGCAACTCCATCAACTTTCGCTCAACTGGGAAGATGACCTTCATTTTATTGAACAGTTGTTTACAGGATCAATAGAACTGAAAGCCGAACACCATAAACTAATTGCCGACAATACCCGCAACTGGGAGGTTGAACGCTTGCCTTTAACCGACAGGGTTATCCTGGAAATGGCTATCACCGAACTGATCAGCTTCCCCAGTATTCCTGTAAAAGTTACCATTAATGAATACATTGAACTGGCTAAAAACTACAGCACGCCAAAAAGCCGCCAGTTTGTTAATGGCATACTGGATGTTATTTCGAAAGAATTGAAAACCCAGGGTGGAATCAAGAAAAGCGGCAGGGGGCTAATGGACAACAAG is part of the Cyclobacteriaceae bacterium genome and harbors:
- the htpG gene encoding molecular chaperone HtpG, which translates into the protein MAAVQEKGTISIHTENIFPIIKKFLYSDHEIFLRELVSNAVDATQKLKKLTSLGEFNGELGDLKIEVSFDKKKKTITVSDKGIGMTADEVKKYINQIAFSGAAEFVEKFKDKADAKDIIGKFGLGFYSAFMVADKVEVISKSYQEGTEAAKWTCDGSTEFELSKAKKETRGTDVILHINADSEEFLDEWRLKGILEKYCKFLPVEIKFGTKEESVPVRTPEDSQAGGEDGEDKEGKKKYKTVTVDRIINNTQPIWTKSPNDLKDEDYLKFYKELYPFSEDPLFWIHLNVDYPFNLTGVLYFPKVKNDFEIQKNKIQLYSRQVFITDEVKDVVPDFLMLLHGVLDSPDIPLNVSRSYLQSDSNVKKISQHITKKVADKLQDLFKKDRKDFEKKWDDINIFVKYGIISDEKFYDRAKDFSLFKNVEGQYFTFDEYKEKVKPNQTDKEKQLVYLYASDAGKQHSFIEAAKNKAYDVLLLDGILDNHFINTLEQKLEKTQIKRVDSDTADKLIDKDEKNESVLSKEEEEQVKSIFEKAINNTHMTVTVNAMATDDFPVVITMSEFMRRMKDMAKMGGGGYAFMGSMPDSYTVAVNGNHGIIQKILKAETEEQKTKLAKQAFDLALLSQNMLTGADLTNFIKRSVEFVA
- a CDS encoding DUF4293 domain-containing protein, with the translated sequence MWQRIQTVFLIITIASLLIALVQPIWQVQSGDATLTLTPFYLLQDNSYVYMPYSLTAILAVAGITLAIITIRRYDNRLLQIKLGALNSLVLAGFMFSAVIFTSKLSEQYQGSVGMVWLILAGVAVISNWLAIRFIRRDERLVRDSDRLR
- the truA gene encoding tRNA pseudouridine(38-40) synthase TruA; translated protein: MPRYFFEIAYNGTNYAGWQSQANATGVQTVVEHALSKLLRSEIKIVGSGRTDTGVHCTQQFFHTDIEKPFKRQDLLHRLNSFLPRDITIRSIQTVKPDASARYAAVERTYEYHITLIKDPMMIGLALHYFKPVNIQTMNKAAALLCGEHDFECFSKVKTDVNHFLCTIKRASWKQDGAKLVFTITANRFLRGMVRAIVGTLLDVGTGKISMNEFKSIINSKDRKKAGANVDPHGLYLVRVKYPKSIFID
- a CDS encoding ABC transporter ATP-binding protein, translating into MEKEQVSSGNIIDFKVLRRIMKFVKPYKGRFYFLIFLTLAIGILTPIRPLLIQWTLDNQVAAGDYHGMAIMMLALVGLLLVQSVAQYVHTYMSGWMGQQVIRDIRTALFKHLVSLRLRFFDKTPIGRLVTRTISDVETLADVFSEGLAAMVSDLLQLIFILSFMFYQDWRLALLSLATLPLLLISTYIFKEKIKVAFNDVRNAVANLNTFVQEHITGMNVVQIFASEKREYKKFKAINEEHKQANLRSVLYYSIYFPVAEIIAAAGIGLLVWYGAKGAINFEETGITIGKLIAFIMYIQMFFRPIRMIADRYNTLQMGIVSSSRIINLIDNDEHVQPNGTHQPEHLNGEVKFSHVWFAYDGEEYVLKDVSFEVRAGEMIALVGATGAGKSSIINLLNRFYEINKGTITVDGLDIREYELGHLRRNIGVVLQDVFLFSDTIMNNITLGNPEVTEEMVWHAADLVGARKFIERLPGQLSYNVMERGATLSVGQRQLISFIRAMVYDPKILVLDEATSSVDSETEQMIQQAIDKMMKGRTSIVIAHRLSTIQKADKILVLDLGEIRETGRHDDLLAKDGAYAQLYKMQYKEFV
- a CDS encoding ABC transporter ATP-binding protein, with the protein product MKELKYLNKYLLKYKRLILLGTLFVIISNAFQIIPAQLVRHSINLVTDNISIYRAFEGLTLQQDFFKVFAFGILLYAGLILLMAFLRGFFLYLVRQTLIVMSRHVEFDLKNEIFQHYQALPLSFYRRNNTGDLMNRISEDVSRVRMYLGPAIMYGLQLITLFMMLIPVMFSISTTLTLYALIPLPLLSISIYFVNNIIERRSEQIQKSQSRLSTFVQEAFSGIRVLKSFNRENESLRKFELESDEYKRQSLKLTKVQSLFFPLIMGLIGLSTILTIYAGSTEVINGNLSFGNIAEFIIYVNLLTWPVTSLGYTSSLVHRAEASQKRINEFLKTQPTIVSEKNLEKEIQGKIEFRNVTFIYPDTGITALKNISFTVNPGESLAIIGTTGSGKSTVSALAARLYDVREGEILIDDIPISHYSLHALRKQIGYVPQDVFLFSDTISNNISFGLEEPKEEKIYQAARDADVFTNIMAFPQGFNTRVGERGITLSGGQKQRVSIARAIVHDPKILMLDDALSAVDTKTENNILNSLKRIMQGRTTIIISHRVSSAKMVNKIIVLVDGKIVEEGTHEALLAIKGFYKDLFDKQTAMDELQVADE
- a CDS encoding Glu/Leu/Phe/Val dehydrogenase — encoded protein: MGHEQVVFCYDEATGLKSIIAIHNTTLGPALGGTRMWNYANEQEALTDVLRLSRGMTFKASISGLNLGGGKAVIIGDAKTMKTEAFMRRFGKFVNSLSGKYITAEDVNMKTADMEFISMETKHVTGLPESMGGGGDPSPVTAYGTFVGMKAAAKRVFGSDSLANKKVVVQGVGQVGMNLVEHLAKENAQVYITDISDEKVKALAQKFGVKAVPMDAVYDLDVDIYAPCALGATLNDNTIPRLKCSIVAGAANNQLKDEVKHGYMLIDRGITYAPDFLINAGGLINVYNEYLGNYNRARVFEQAEGIYTTCLNIINYAEKEKINTQEAAIKLAEKRIEEVGRVRIPR
- the nusB gene encoding transcription antitermination factor NusB, with protein sequence MLNRRSLRIKVMQSLFAFHQGKEANYLLCKDEVERAFEPDLNSMEVQDKKELTRQRKEAIKLLDKVFEKNAPLANDDEKIVSVVKAALAHYEKAVRKDATAFKKSLSQDVEKIYRQYISVLMLAVSTADAAKADKKINHGNFINNQWIEAFQKSNELKKESLRLNVSWEKNFERVRLWLRDVVKQDHEYMAYLDKKNPSQEDQKKLINHFFRRIVLGKTIINDFFEEEILHWAEDRDIVKGMVEKTVKSYDPKSGEALQLHQLSLNWEDDLHFIEQLFTGSIELKAEHHKLIADNTRNWEVERLPLTDRVILEMAITELISFPSIPVKVTINEYIELAKNYSTPKSRQFVNGILDVISKELKTQGGIKKSGRGLMDNK